In a single window of the Hymenobacter sp. YIM 151858-1 genome:
- a CDS encoding DUF6443 domain-containing protein, with protein MAGQGLVADSTELRVLRQFYYATGGPQWMRKDNWLLGTSLADVGNWYGVRVANGDVTYLNLYANNLKGSIPPCLGELRGLQELALWQNWEGLTGAIPAELGQLSQLRSLSLQQNQLAGPIPASLGRLRQLTALNLYHNRLSGSIPVELTRLANLQYLSLNANGLGGAIPDSVSRLRRLRTLDLGVNPLIGPLPPGLGQLDSLESLQLWQNQFRDSIPAAWGGLRQLRVLHMSQSQVRGRLPKELGQLVNLEVVSLTMNELRGAVPAELGNWHRVRAVNLEWNQLAGALPGTLGQWQHLEDFNAHNNQLTGPLPGTLGKWTKVRFINLHNNRLTGNLPEALGRLRQLQLLQLTNNQLSGRIPDSLGCATALQSLHLSGNRFTGHAPAALGRLTNLYELVLWNNQLTGPLPDEWSQLGNLVRLELSGNRLTGSLPASWGNLRSLQRLLLHNNYLTGGIPRSWQQLGQLYELRLRDNRLSGPLTDSLGVETLDLANNRLRGAVPVFYARSPRTRYLLLNGNDFNYLPSFLEHPLGDNVVVTAQGNYLDFASIERNLTRPDYAPFAFFYGQQRQRQPADTVAGVVGQRLILHRGMAGRYNRYQWQRRVGEAWVDIPGATDSTYVIARLDEASEGAYQVRVTNDWVRWTGLLTRPLWVDMLPYSPLPYNEPVAANCPTPVTPSLPTARSGSAKPVNYVRTYTPQEPLTDLAQARQAAPPAPTGQVLWEYWGNYSGTIADVPVNTPPHRTELRGLLEGPSHISDSYASRLRGYVYPPETGDYTFWVAGDDNCELYLSSDDNPTRKTLIATVPGWTSERQWSWYAQQRSAPVRLEAGRRYYVEARQQEWGGGDNLAVAWQLPSGTFEGPIPGNRLAPLVVSGGATAAVDPSQVAVKTEYADGLGRPLQTVLHRQSPAGRDVVQPVAYDALGRQPKQYLPYTADGQTAAASGYYPNALREQPLFYGGTGADALTQQPLSADAATQRLTATLPKTGVAFTEVAFEPSPLNRVLAQASPGESWALSTGRAVTFGERPNANADAVRRWQPGYGTQREELSSLGTYAAGELWVKETRDEQGQRVQEYADKEGQVVLKQVELTRPTQAQASAEPAKGSLCVMQQEGSGWLTLTAPAGSVITGIEQATYGRGSGVDCATFAFEAGCSADVTAAVRQRVAAQLAANSTSVRIWVSNEELNTDPCIGHGKTLRVKATCGPVPAPDQWLSTYYVYDDFGRLRAVLPPKAVQQIRQNNWQVTGAGVERLLFRYHHDAQGRLVEKQVPDQDGYQYTVYDELDRPVLTQDVAQRARGEWTATKYDALGRVVYTALTRFPELGGTPAQVHRALQNQAAAASRNYEAPSAAATLAHAYYSNQAFPQLKVADQLLTVSYYDGYDFNRDGQADAQYAPPTTAQLGGDVPQADTRVTGLATRSLVRVLGVAETEPGAWLSTTTFFDEKARPIQVQSTNARGGRDVVTTRYDFSGKALGSYATHQGPNHAELAVRETQRYDHAGRLLETKQQLDHEAEVTLAAHTYNELGQVESKAVGNALQTLNYRYNVRGWLTQLNNPEAPLAGTGDVFALSLHYDCGFEDRQYNGNIAGQTWRGYNDNVQRAYGYRYDNLSRLLQGDFVARTGPAAGAGWGAERSNYRFWGASYDANGNLLTLRRRGLVQAATRTTPARYAETDNLRYRYQPAAGSAGVASNRLLRVDDLAPAASSFGAKQPARPDFSDGATNGSAQPDYASQGAMNPDYTYNAAGSLVSDRNKGIARIRYNYLHLPQSITWSSGDSLQFRYTAAGQKVAKLAYAQGQPAVRTDYLGAWQYEGDSLRWLSHGEGRVLRFVQRDAANQVQTRYVHEYTLKDHLGNLRAAVKRGERLSYYAGLDSNPEQTQREQQLFDSASVSPPVRTPASRQFVRSGDGVARLSAGGTRPAPMGVIKQLAVAKGDTVSIEAYGLYLQPVQDPQWGFSLASFVASLLPQQPAPLPSIEGTKRARVLPLLSLGLGLVPALPQLPGGVPKAYARLLVFDADSNLVAQHTVPLTAAANGGYERLFTQVVAPRAGFVTVYVGNESLEEVYFDDITVEHRQGLQVQETQYDPYGLELAGLNKAPALENKYTWNGKERQDEFGLRWHDHGWRFFDPTLGRWSVVDPDAEEADQESWGTYHFGLDNAVRYNDLDGKAPGEPVGEPPTVARGIVDFAASSANVFFSSWAYATGSSTKLQAQVYEDEVSMGIHYATVPVGGTVQEAKSFGLDALSVGLNFLPTGKAGAGRLFEQGAKKVVAAEVAQGSITGYTRHGLNQAVNRNGGKGVKASAIVDAVSNPKKIAIQPNGNTSYKGGSATVIKNPEGKVVTTFGKARGPKAYAEPRPQRRDAAPGGGAAQRRALKETGANYNPGAIR; from the coding sequence ATGGCCGGCCAAGGCTTGGTCGCCGACTCGACCGAACTGCGCGTGCTGCGCCAGTTCTACTACGCAACCGGCGGCCCGCAGTGGATGCGAAAGGACAACTGGCTCCTCGGTACCTCCCTCGCCGACGTGGGCAACTGGTACGGGGTGCGCGTAGCCAACGGCGATGTGACCTACCTCAACTTGTACGCCAACAACCTCAAGGGTTCTATCCCGCCTTGCTTGGGTGAGCTGAGGGGTTTGCAGGAGCTAGCTTTGTGGCAAAACTGGGAGGGGCTGACGGGCGCCATACCGGCCGAGCTCGGGCAGTTGAGCCAACTGCGCAGCTTGTCCCTGCAGCAAAACCAGTTGGCAGGTCCCATTCCGGCTTCCCTAGGCCGGCTGCGGCAGCTGACGGCCCTCAACCTCTACCACAATCGGCTTTCGGGCAGCATTCCGGTTGAGCTGACCCGCTTGGCCAACTTGCAATACCTGAGCTTGAACGCCAACGGCTTGGGCGGTGCCATCCCCGACTCCGTGAGCCGATTGCGGCGGCTGCGCACCTTGGATTTGGGGGTCAACCCCCTGATAGGACCGTTGCCGCCCGGCCTGGGCCAGCTCGATTCGCTGGAAAGCCTGCAGCTCTGGCAAAACCAGTTTCGCGACTCCATCCCCGCGGCCTGGGGCGGCCTGCGCCAACTGCGCGTCCTGCACATGTCGCAAAGCCAAGTGCGGGGCCGCTTGCCCAAGGAGTTGGGACAGTTAGTCAACTTGGAGGTGGTCAGCTTAACGATGAACGAATTGCGGGGGGCCGTGCCGGCTGAACTCGGCAATTGGCACCGCGTGCGGGCCGTAAACCTGGAGTGGAACCAATTGGCAGGCGCCCTGCCAGGTACGCTAGGTCAATGGCAACACCTAGAAGACTTTAATGCCCACAACAATCAGCTTACCGGCCCGTTGCCGGGCACGTTGGGCAAGTGGACCAAGGTGCGGTTTATCAACCTGCACAACAACCGCCTGACGGGGAACCTGCCCGAAGCATTGGGGCGGTTGCGGCAACTGCAGCTGCTGCAGCTGACCAACAACCAACTCAGCGGCCGCATCCCCGACTCGCTGGGCTGCGCTACGGCGTTGCAAAGCTTGCACCTGTCCGGCAACCGCTTCACCGGCCACGCACCAGCTGCCCTGGGCCGGTTGACCAACTTGTACGAGCTGGTCTTGTGGAACAACCAACTCACCGGTCCGTTGCCGGACGAGTGGAGCCAACTGGGCAATTTAGTGCGCCTCGAACTATCCGGCAACCGGCTTACCGGATCGCTGCCCGCCAGCTGGGGCAATCTACGCAGCCTGCAGCGTCTGCTGCTGCACAACAACTACCTGACCGGCGGGATACCGCGCTCGTGGCAACAGCTCGGGCAGCTCTACGAACTGCGCCTGCGCGACAACCGCCTGAGCGGACCGCTCACCGATTCGTTGGGCGTGGAAACCCTCGACCTGGCTAACAACCGGTTGCGCGGGGCCGTGCCGGTGTTCTATGCCCGCTCGCCGCGCACTCGCTATTTGCTGCTTAACGGCAACGACTTCAACTACCTGCCCAGCTTCTTAGAGCACCCGCTCGGTGATAACGTGGTCGTCACGGCCCAAGGCAATTACCTGGACTTTGCCAGCATCGAACGTAACCTCACTCGCCCAGATTACGCCCCCTTTGCGTTCTTCTACGGCCAGCAGCGGCAACGGCAGCCCGCCGATACCGTAGCCGGGGTCGTGGGCCAACGGCTGATACTGCACCGAGGCATGGCCGGCCGCTACAACCGCTACCAGTGGCAGCGCCGCGTGGGCGAAGCCTGGGTTGACATCCCCGGCGCCACCGATTCAACCTACGTCATCGCCCGCCTGGACGAGGCCAGCGAGGGCGCATACCAAGTCCGCGTCACCAACGACTGGGTGCGCTGGACCGGCTTGCTGACCCGGCCGCTGTGGGTAGACATGCTCCCCTACAGCCCGTTGCCCTACAACGAGCCGGTGGCCGCGAACTGCCCGACCCCCGTCACCCCATCCTTGCCGACCGCCCGCAGCGGCTCCGCGAAACCGGTGAATTACGTGCGCACCTACACGCCGCAAGAGCCGCTAACCGACCTGGCCCAAGCCCGCCAGGCGGCTCCGCCAGCCCCCACGGGTCAGGTGCTCTGGGAATACTGGGGCAATTACTCCGGCACCATCGCCGACGTGCCGGTTAACACGCCCCCACACCGCACCGAACTTCGCGGGTTGCTGGAGGGTCCCAGCCACATCAGCGACAGCTACGCCTCCCGCCTGCGCGGGTACGTGTATCCCCCGGAAACCGGCGATTACACCTTCTGGGTGGCGGGGGACGATAACTGCGAACTCTACTTAAGTTCGGACGACAACCCGACCCGCAAAACCTTGATCGCCACTGTGCCCGGTTGGACATCCGAGCGGCAATGGTCGTGGTACGCCCAACAGCGCTCGGCGCCCGTACGCCTCGAGGCTGGCCGCCGCTACTACGTGGAAGCCCGGCAACAGGAATGGGGCGGCGGCGACAATCTGGCCGTGGCCTGGCAACTGCCCTCCGGCACCTTCGAGGGCCCCATCCCGGGTAACCGCCTGGCCCCCCTTGTGGTTAGCGGCGGGGCTACCGCTGCGGTTGATCCCAGTCAGGTAGCCGTCAAAACCGAGTATGCCGATGGGCTCGGCCGCCCGCTGCAAACCGTGCTGCACCGCCAGTCGCCCGCGGGCCGCGACGTGGTCCAGCCCGTGGCCTACGACGCGCTCGGCCGCCAACCCAAGCAATACCTGCCTTACACGGCCGACGGCCAGACGGCGGCCGCGAGCGGATATTACCCCAATGCGTTGCGGGAACAGCCGTTGTTTTACGGCGGCACGGGCGCGGACGCGCTCACGCAGCAACCGCTCAGCGCAGATGCCGCCACCCAACGCCTAACGGCGACCTTGCCCAAGACCGGGGTGGCGTTCACAGAGGTGGCTTTCGAGCCGTCGCCCTTGAACCGGGTGCTGGCCCAGGCCAGCCCCGGTGAGAGTTGGGCCCTGAGCACGGGCCGCGCGGTCACGTTCGGCGAGCGGCCGAACGCCAATGCGGACGCCGTCCGACGCTGGCAGCCCGGCTACGGCACCCAGCGCGAAGAACTTTCATCGCTGGGCACGTATGCTGCGGGTGAACTGTGGGTCAAGGAAACCCGCGACGAACAAGGCCAGCGTGTGCAGGAATATGCTGACAAGGAGGGGCAAGTAGTGCTGAAGCAAGTAGAGTTGACCCGGCCAACGCAGGCTCAAGCGAGCGCTGAACCCGCAAAAGGTTCGTTGTGCGTCATGCAACAAGAAGGAAGCGGGTGGCTGACGCTCACGGCGCCGGCAGGCAGCGTGATCACCGGCATCGAGCAAGCCACGTACGGGCGGGGCAGCGGTGTCGATTGCGCTACCTTCGCCTTCGAGGCCGGGTGCAGTGCGGACGTGACAGCCGCCGTGCGGCAACGGGTAGCGGCGCAATTGGCCGCTAATTCCACCAGCGTGCGCATATGGGTCAGCAACGAGGAGTTGAACACGGACCCTTGCATTGGACACGGTAAAACCCTGCGCGTCAAGGCTACCTGCGGCCCGGTACCGGCGCCGGACCAATGGTTAAGCACGTACTACGTCTACGACGACTTCGGGCGCCTGCGGGCGGTGTTGCCGCCCAAGGCCGTGCAACAAATTCGCCAGAACAACTGGCAGGTCACGGGTGCGGGCGTGGAACGCTTGCTGTTCCGCTACCATCACGATGCGCAAGGCCGCTTGGTGGAAAAGCAAGTGCCCGACCAGGACGGCTACCAATACACAGTTTACGACGAGCTGGACCGGCCGGTGCTCACGCAGGACGTGGCGCAACGCGCACGCGGCGAGTGGACGGCCACCAAGTACGACGCGTTGGGGCGGGTGGTGTACACGGCCTTGACGCGCTTTCCGGAGCTCGGCGGCACGCCCGCGCAGGTGCACCGCGCCTTACAAAATCAAGCTGCTGCCGCGTCCCGTAATTACGAGGCGCCGAGCGCCGCGGCGACGCTTGCTCATGCCTACTATAGTAATCAGGCGTTCCCGCAGCTGAAAGTCGCCGACCAGCTGCTGACGGTGTCGTACTATGACGGTTACGACTTCAACCGCGACGGGCAAGCCGACGCGCAGTACGCTCCGCCCACCACGGCGCAGCTCGGCGGGGACGTGCCCCAGGCCGACACCCGGGTAACGGGCTTGGCTACCCGCTCTCTGGTGCGGGTACTGGGCGTGGCCGAAACTGAACCCGGTGCCTGGCTGAGCACCACTACGTTCTTTGACGAGAAAGCCCGCCCCATTCAGGTGCAGAGCACCAACGCCCGCGGCGGGCGGGACGTGGTGACCACCCGCTACGACTTCTCCGGCAAAGCCCTCGGCAGTTACGCCACCCACCAGGGACCCAACCACGCCGAGCTGGCGGTGCGAGAAACCCAACGCTACGACCACGCCGGCCGCCTGCTCGAAACCAAGCAGCAGCTAGACCATGAAGCGGAAGTTACGTTGGCCGCCCACACCTACAACGAACTGGGCCAGGTGGAAAGCAAAGCCGTGGGCAACGCGCTGCAAACGCTTAATTACCGCTACAACGTCCGCGGCTGGCTCACGCAACTCAACAACCCCGAGGCGCCGCTCGCCGGCACCGGCGACGTGTTTGCCCTTTCCTTGCACTACGACTGCGGCTTTGAGGACCGGCAATACAACGGCAACATTGCCGGGCAGACCTGGCGCGGGTATAACGACAACGTGCAGCGCGCCTACGGCTACCGCTACGACAACCTGAGCCGCCTCTTGCAGGGCGACTTCGTGGCCCGCACCGGGCCCGCGGCCGGGGCAGGGTGGGGCGCTGAGCGCTCCAACTACCGCTTCTGGGGCGCCAGCTACGACGCCAACGGCAACCTGCTCACGCTGCGCCGCCGCGGGCTGGTGCAGGCGGCCACGCGGACTACACCAGCGCGGTACGCTGAAACGGACAACTTGCGCTACCGCTACCAACCAGCCGCCGGCAGCGCCGGGGTGGCCAGCAACCGCCTGCTGCGCGTCGACGACCTGGCCCCCGCGGCCAGCAGCTTCGGCGCTAAACAACCCGCGCGCCCGGACTTCTCCGACGGCGCGACCAACGGCAGCGCTCAGCCTGACTACGCCAGCCAGGGCGCGATGAACCCCGACTACACCTACAACGCGGCGGGCTCGCTCGTTAGCGACCGCAACAAGGGCATCGCGCGCATCCGCTACAATTACCTGCACCTGCCGCAGAGCATTACTTGGAGCTCGGGCGACTCGCTGCAGTTCCGCTACACGGCCGCCGGGCAGAAAGTCGCCAAGCTGGCCTACGCCCAAGGCCAACCCGCGGTGCGCACTGACTACTTGGGCGCGTGGCAGTACGAAGGCGACTCGCTGCGCTGGCTCAGCCACGGCGAGGGCCGGGTGCTGCGCTTCGTGCAGCGCGACGCGGCGAACCAAGTGCAGACGCGCTACGTGCACGAGTACACGCTGAAGGACCACCTGGGCAATTTGCGCGCCGCCGTCAAGCGCGGCGAGCGGCTCAGCTACTACGCTGGGCTGGACTCCAACCCGGAGCAGACCCAGCGCGAGCAGCAGCTCTTCGACTCGGCGTCCGTCTCGCCGCCGGTGCGCACCCCGGCCAGCCGGCAGTTTGTCCGCTCGGGCGACGGGGTGGCCCGCCTTTCGGCCGGCGGCACGCGGCCCGCGCCCATGGGCGTGATCAAGCAGCTGGCTGTCGCGAAAGGCGACACGGTATCAATCGAGGCGTACGGGCTGTACCTGCAGCCGGTGCAGGACCCCCAGTGGGGCTTCTCCTTGGCTTCCTTTGTGGCGTCGCTGCTGCCGCAGCAACCCGCGCCATTGCCTAGCATAGAAGGCACCAAACGCGCGCGGGTGCTGCCCTTGCTAAGCCTGGGGCTGGGGCTGGTGCCGGCCCTGCCGCAGCTGCCCGGCGGCGTGCCCAAGGCCTACGCGCGCCTGCTCGTCTTCGACGCCGACTCGAACCTGGTGGCCCAGCACACCGTGCCGCTCACGGCCGCGGCCAACGGGGGCTACGAACGGCTGTTCACGCAAGTAGTGGCGCCGCGGGCCGGCTTCGTGACCGTCTACGTGGGCAACGAAAGCCTGGAGGAGGTGTACTTCGACGACATCACCGTCGAGCACCGGCAGGGGCTGCAGGTGCAGGAGACCCAGTACGACCCCTACGGCCTGGAGCTGGCGGGCCTGAACAAAGCACCCGCGCTGGAGAACAAGTACACCTGGAACGGCAAGGAACGCCAGGACGAGTTCGGCCTGCGCTGGCACGACCACGGCTGGCGCTTCTTCGACCCGACCCTTGGGCGCTGGAGCGTCGTCGACCCCGACGCCGAGGAAGCCGACCAGGAAAGTTGGGGCACCTACCACTTCGGACTCGACAATGCCGTGCGCTACAACGACCTCGACGGTAAAGCGCCGGGGGAACCAGTTGGTGAACCACCAACTGTTGCTCGGGGAATTGTAGATTTTGCAGCTTCTAGTGCAAATGTTTTTTTTAGTTCTTGGGCTTACGCTACCGGGTCTTCAACGAAATTACAAGCTCAAGTATATGAGGATGAGGTTTCAATGGGGATACATTACGCTACAGTTCCAGTCGGAGGTACTGTGCAAGAAGCAAAATCTTTTGGCCTTGACGCATTATCTGTTGGGCTAAATTTCTTACCTACTGGTAAAGCAGGAGCCGGCAGATTATTTGAACAGGGTGCTAAAAAGGTCGTTGCAGCTGAAGTAGCTCAAGGTTCAATTACTGGCTATACAAGACATGGACTCAATCAAGCAGTGAACAGGAACGGCGGCAAGGGGGTAAAGGCTTCAGCTATTGTCGATGCAGTATCTAATCCTAAGAAGATTGCTATTCAGCCAAATGGCAATACAAGTTACAAGGGAGGAAGTGCTACAGTCATTAAGAACCCTGAAGGGAAAGTAGTGACTACATTTGGCAAAGCGCGTGGTCCCAAAGCCTATGCGGAGCCGCGGCCACAAAGACGCGATGCGGCACCTGGAGGTGGTGCCGCACAAAGAAGAGCCTTAAAGGAAACAGGCGCTAATTATAATCCTGGAGCAATACGATGA
- a CDS encoding RHS repeat domain-containing protein, which produces MLVLFCPLLCSTFYGYSQSISSAPAIPPRVPPAPTTAALERYALMPVNEASGTPGVSVPLYEVRSGSLTLPLSLSYHASGIRVADRASWAGLGWSLNAGGVVTRVPRGLPDDDPAAFPWRAAAVPQARDVSLATHGGILHRVADNLEDFLPDLYTFNVNGLAGTFMQRNAEAFTYCTLPLQPVHIAARDTGFVLTNAEGVAFWFRAPEYAYRLGHQAAMHTAAWYLERIVSADKADTIRFEYAAHGINTSTFSQRQTFLSGLIAGEPDMREIEKELGFAQTPSLARQSTQKLRRIWFRGGRVEVTMAGDRLDVVDDRRLTALHVVSSDGADTLLRVRLFHSYFESSPGASDPDTKRLRLDSVRVGAGAVRRPAYRFRYNSTPLPHRQTGSRDHWGYANGARTALSASFPQRPVLIPAMRVQTLQGLQDFAGADRTPNPAFVQAGLLTAIEYPTGGSQALRYEPNTVPERFALPNPQSQVQAAAHGPGDDADAPLCANQHATTVPNGPVVYARLEAAASVRDAPATAPVHRNSVVFTVTDLNTGAIVGRLNASFGSGTVWNGSTEAIALEAGHQYQVSVRACGYAHGTATLLYETGPTRYGMRNKLSGGVRVRELQIQPDAGTPATTKRYYYHTPGTNLSSGYALLPQAFVYSRVRERWVKPATCNGGQECPLYPPPPPAIYTLTTITDQSMVDATSSDRPVGYTFVTVVDSAAGQRAGRTESEYRGAFDAGGGWYPPVPTVGNGWQRDQLVTQSVYATPVGGKEQLVARTRHDYAVSEGETVQGFTAARNNDVSYDPYQHAAGQNRPPFVWENTYQPSGWAYKTRTREYRYAGSDTAVYQLATTWYRYGNPRHQQPTVVQTALADGRYQQVRARYAGDYDTTQASTEAAVGVRELLRTHQVARLVEQTTLRIRGADTVVTAGTLTLPRRLGTHVVAPGRQLRLRAAAPQPLSQFAFSALRQGALHFDPGYAPEWEVDRYDAQGRILQYHTPGGPAHSFLWDSIAGQPIAQGQAMRVDQMAYTSFEPGATGRWAYAPSGRVAGGVAGRWAYALAAGQKLVRDGLPTGAYELSFWATGAPTVFAGAAAVAMPAPAAARGSWRLYRLRLPATSSVRVEAGSGAAQLDEVRLHPAGAPMTTFTYDPLRGVTAQTDAAGRTTTYEYDALGRLVRTRDEQGRILTEQEYHYARP; this is translated from the coding sequence GTGCTCGTTTTGTTCTGCCCGCTGCTTTGCAGCACGTTTTACGGTTACAGCCAATCGATATCTTCAGCTCCTGCCATCCCGCCGCGCGTGCCGCCGGCTCCCACCACGGCCGCGCTTGAGCGCTACGCGCTGATGCCCGTCAACGAGGCCTCCGGCACACCCGGCGTCTCGGTGCCCCTCTACGAAGTGCGCAGCGGCAGCCTGACCCTGCCGTTGAGCTTGAGCTACCACGCCTCGGGCATCCGCGTTGCGGACCGGGCGTCATGGGCCGGGCTGGGGTGGAGCCTGAACGCCGGCGGCGTGGTCACGCGGGTACCGCGCGGCCTGCCCGACGACGACCCAGCCGCTTTCCCTTGGCGGGCCGCGGCCGTGCCCCAGGCCCGCGACGTCTCGCTCGCCACGCACGGCGGGATATTGCACCGGGTGGCCGACAACCTGGAAGATTTCCTGCCGGACCTGTACACGTTCAATGTCAACGGACTGGCCGGTACGTTCATGCAGCGCAACGCCGAGGCGTTCACCTACTGCACGCTGCCTTTGCAGCCCGTGCACATCGCCGCCCGCGACACGGGCTTCGTGCTCACGAACGCGGAAGGGGTTGCCTTCTGGTTCCGGGCGCCGGAATACGCTTACCGCCTCGGCCACCAAGCCGCGATGCACACCGCGGCTTGGTACCTGGAGCGGATCGTATCGGCCGATAAGGCCGACACAATCCGCTTCGAGTACGCGGCCCACGGCATCAACACCTCGACCTTCAGCCAGCGGCAAACCTTTTTGTCGGGACTCATAGCCGGCGAACCGGACATGAGAGAGATCGAGAAGGAACTGGGCTTTGCCCAAACGCCCAGCCTCGCCCGGCAAAGCACCCAGAAGTTGCGGCGCATTTGGTTCCGGGGCGGGCGCGTGGAAGTAACCATGGCCGGCGATCGCCTGGATGTGGTGGACGACCGGCGGCTGACAGCCTTGCATGTTGTTTCCTCCGATGGCGCAGATACGCTCTTGCGCGTGCGCCTGTTTCACTCGTATTTCGAGTCGTCACCCGGCGCCTCCGACCCGGACACCAAGCGCCTTCGGCTCGACTCGGTGCGTGTTGGGGCTGGAGCGGTTCGCCGGCCCGCCTACCGGTTCCGCTACAACTCCACCCCGTTGCCGCACCGGCAGACCGGTTCGCGCGACCACTGGGGGTATGCCAACGGGGCCCGCACGGCGCTTAGCGCTAGCTTCCCGCAGCGGCCGGTGTTGATCCCCGCCATGCGGGTGCAAACGCTGCAGGGCCTGCAGGACTTTGCGGGGGCGGATCGCACCCCGAACCCGGCGTTTGTTCAGGCCGGCCTGCTCACGGCCATCGAGTATCCGACCGGCGGCTCGCAGGCCCTGCGCTACGAACCCAACACCGTGCCCGAACGCTTCGCGCTGCCCAACCCCCAAAGCCAGGTCCAAGCCGCTGCGCATGGCCCGGGCGACGATGCGGACGCCCCTTTGTGCGCGAACCAGCACGCCACGACAGTCCCCAACGGCCCCGTCGTATACGCCCGACTGGAAGCGGCGGCCAGCGTCAGGGACGCGCCGGCCACCGCGCCTGTCCACCGCAATTCCGTCGTGTTCACGGTTACGGACCTGAACACCGGCGCAATTGTTGGCCGGCTGAACGCCTCGTTCGGCAGCGGTACGGTCTGGAACGGCAGCACCGAGGCGATCGCACTGGAAGCGGGCCATCAGTACCAAGTGTCGGTGAGAGCCTGCGGCTACGCCCACGGTACAGCGACGCTGCTATACGAAACCGGCCCGACGCGCTACGGCATGCGAAACAAGCTCAGCGGCGGCGTGCGCGTGCGTGAGTTGCAGATCCAACCGGACGCTGGCACGCCGGCCACCACCAAGCGCTACTACTACCACACCCCGGGTACCAACTTGAGCAGCGGCTACGCGTTGCTGCCCCAAGCGTTCGTGTACAGCCGCGTGCGCGAGCGCTGGGTCAAGCCCGCGACCTGCAACGGGGGGCAGGAGTGCCCGCTGTACCCGCCGCCGCCGCCAGCCATCTATACGCTTACGACTATCACCGACCAGTCCATGGTCGACGCCACCAGCAGTGACCGCCCCGTGGGCTATACCTTCGTAACGGTGGTCGACAGTGCGGCTGGGCAGCGTGCGGGACGCACGGAAAGCGAGTACCGCGGTGCCTTTGACGCGGGCGGCGGGTGGTACCCGCCGGTGCCCACCGTCGGTAATGGGTGGCAACGCGACCAATTGGTGACGCAATCCGTCTACGCAACCCCGGTCGGGGGCAAGGAGCAGCTGGTGGCGCGCACCCGCCACGATTACGCCGTCAGCGAGGGCGAGACCGTGCAAGGCTTCACGGCAGCTCGCAATAACGATGTGAGCTACGACCCGTACCAACACGCCGCCGGCCAAAACCGCCCCCCGTTTGTCTGGGAAAACACTTACCAGCCTAGCGGGTGGGCTTACAAGACCCGGACGCGCGAGTACCGGTACGCCGGCAGCGACACCGCCGTGTACCAACTGGCCACGACCTGGTACCGCTATGGCAACCCGCGTCACCAGCAGCCCACCGTGGTTCAAACGGCTCTCGCCGACGGCCGGTACCAACAGGTGCGTGCGCGCTACGCGGGCGACTACGACACGACGCAGGCGAGCACCGAGGCAGCCGTGGGCGTACGTGAGCTGCTGCGCACGCACCAGGTCGCCCGCTTGGTGGAGCAAACCACGCTGCGCATCCGGGGCGCGGACACGGTGGTGACGGCCGGCACCCTGACCCTGCCGCGGCGCCTGGGTACACACGTGGTGGCGCCGGGCCGTCAGCTGCGGCTGCGCGCCGCTGCGCCCCAGCCGCTGAGCCAGTTTGCATTTTCGGCCTTGCGCCAAGGGGCATTGCATTTCGACCCGGGCTACGCGCCGGAGTGGGAGGTGGACCGCTACGACGCGCAGGGCCGCATCCTGCAGTACCACACCCCGGGCGGTCCGGCCCACAGCTTTTTGTGGGACTCCATCGCCGGCCAGCCCATAGCCCAAGGCCAGGCTATGCGTGTGGACCAGATGGCCTACACCAGCTTCGAGCCCGGTGCCACGGGCAGGTGGGCCTACGCCCCGTCCGGCCGCGTAGCCGGCGGCGTGGCCGGGCGCTGGGCATATGCGCTTGCGGCTGGGCAGAAACTGGTGCGCGACGGCTTGCCCACGGGCGCGTACGAGCTGAGCTTCTGGGCCACCGGCGCGCCGACGGTGTTTGCCGGCGCGGCCGCCGTGGCTATGCCGGCCCCGGCGGCCGCGCGCGGCTCGTGGCGGCTCTACCGCCTGCGCCTGCCTGCGACGTCCTCCGTGCGCGTGGAGGCCGGCAGCGGGGCGGCGCAGCTTGACGAGGTGCGCCTGCACCCGGCTGGCGCGCCGATGACGACTTTCACGTACGATCCATTGCGCGGGGTGACCGCGCAGACCGACGCGGCGGGCCGCACCACGACGTACGAATACGACGCGCTGGGCCGCCTCGTGCGCACCCGCGACGAGCAAGGCCGCATTTTGACCGAGCAAGAGTACCACTACGCCCGCCCCTAA